A single region of the Sorex araneus isolate mSorAra2 chromosome 7, mSorAra2.pri, whole genome shotgun sequence genome encodes:
- the IL2 gene encoding interleukin-2, whose product MHRLQLLACATLTLALLATSAPTSRSTQAAQQQLEHLLLDLQLLQKGVENYKNLRVPRMFKFYLPKKATELKHLQCLAEELTSLEEVLNLAQGKNAVIKDLMSNINVTVLELKGSETSSACDYEDEPVSLTDFLTRWITSCQGIFSTLA is encoded by the exons ATGCACAGGCTGCAGCTCCTGGCCTGTGCCACGCTCACGCTCGCACTCCTCGCCACCAGTGCACCCACCTCCAGGTCGACCCAGGCGGCACAGCAGCAGCTGGAGCACTTGCTGCTGGACTTACAGCTCCTTCAGAAAGGAGTGGAG AATTACAAGAACCTCAGAGTCCCCAGGATGTTTAAATTTTACTTGCCCAAAAAG GCCACTGAACTGAAGCATCTTCAGTGTCTAGCAGAAGAACTCACATCTTTGGAGGAAGTACTAAATCTAGCTCAAGGCAAGAATGCAGTTATCAAGGACTTAATGAGCAACATCAATGTGACAGTCCTGGAACTAAAG GGTTCAGAAACAAGCTCCGCCTGTGATTATGAGGATGAGCCAGTGAGCCTCACAGACTTTCTCACCAGATGGATCACCTCTTGTCAAGGCATCTTCTCAACACTCGCTTGA